A single region of the Phragmitibacter flavus genome encodes:
- a CDS encoding phospho-sugar mutase, giving the protein MSLDTQLSQAVTEGKLLEASLKNIQALLAGSSNPVYLASITELAEAGEWTELNDRFFTSLKFGTGGLRGRTIGKIATKAELGSGDPSQRPEFACVGTNAMNEYNISRATQGLVAYCHNYQKKSSLPGKPKLVLAHDTRHFATEFTNRFAKIATELGCDVFLFDGPRATPQMSFAVRDLHATAGVMLTASHNPAHDNGYKVNFADGAGIIEPHATGIITEVNAITSETYTPLPADEQGQLTILGAEADEIYLKRVETLMLQPQLLEKAKNLKIVFTALHGTGGVLVPRILKKLGFNFLTVPEQDIQDGRFPTVASPNPENAPTLAMAVALADKEGADIIIGTDPDCDRMGVGVRNPKGEIQLLTGNQIGALIGWYRIKTFFDLGILNAANKKHAVFIKTLVTTELQSTIAEAYDINVVNTLTGFKYISAKLEKYEQALPADIRAKYRTLSDAETRDARLKHSQFFVFGGEESYGYLGTDFTRDKDGNGAVVMFAEVAAYAASEGKSLIELLDEIYATYGYFLETGHSKTFEGAQGAAQIQKLADSYVNSPPSTFDGSPVIEVKDYSKGGHLDEEGDPIPAEKMLWVYLEDGRAFAVRPSGTEPKIKYYLYGKQIPQSGDPFTTEELAAAKQKVPASLKALWSAIEQDITARLS; this is encoded by the coding sequence ATGTCCCTGGATACCCAACTTTCCCAAGCCGTCACCGAAGGCAAGCTGCTCGAAGCCTCCCTCAAAAATATCCAGGCCCTGCTCGCCGGCAGCAGCAATCCCGTCTACCTCGCCAGCATCACCGAACTCGCCGAAGCCGGTGAATGGACCGAACTGAACGACCGCTTCTTCACCAGCCTCAAATTTGGCACCGGCGGCCTGCGCGGACGCACCATCGGCAAAATCGCCACCAAAGCCGAGCTCGGCAGCGGCGACCCCTCCCAGCGCCCTGAATTCGCCTGCGTCGGCACCAACGCGATGAACGAATACAACATTTCGCGCGCCACCCAGGGCCTCGTCGCCTACTGCCACAACTACCAGAAAAAATCCAGCCTCCCCGGCAAACCCAAACTCGTCCTCGCCCACGACACCCGCCACTTCGCCACCGAGTTCACCAACCGCTTCGCCAAAATCGCCACCGAACTCGGCTGCGACGTCTTCCTTTTCGACGGACCCCGCGCCACCCCGCAAATGTCCTTTGCCGTGCGCGACCTCCACGCCACCGCCGGTGTGATGCTCACCGCCTCGCACAATCCTGCCCACGACAACGGCTACAAAGTCAACTTCGCCGACGGCGCCGGCATCATCGAACCGCACGCCACCGGCATCATCACTGAAGTCAACGCCATCACCAGCGAGACCTACACCCCGCTTCCCGCCGATGAACAAGGCCAGCTCACCATCCTCGGTGCCGAAGCCGACGAAATCTACCTCAAGCGCGTCGAGACCCTCATGCTGCAACCTCAGCTCCTCGAAAAAGCCAAAAACCTCAAGATCGTCTTCACCGCGCTCCACGGCACCGGCGGCGTTCTCGTTCCACGCATCCTGAAAAAACTCGGCTTCAACTTCCTCACCGTCCCTGAGCAGGACATCCAGGACGGACGCTTCCCCACCGTCGCTTCGCCCAATCCTGAAAACGCCCCCACCCTCGCCATGGCCGTCGCCCTTGCCGACAAGGAAGGCGCGGACATCATCATCGGCACCGATCCGGATTGCGACCGCATGGGCGTCGGTGTCCGCAATCCCAAAGGCGAAATTCAACTCCTCACTGGCAACCAGATCGGTGCCTTGATCGGCTGGTATCGCATCAAAACCTTCTTCGACCTCGGCATCCTCAACGCCGCCAATAAAAAACACGCCGTCTTCATCAAGACCCTCGTCACCACCGAACTTCAGTCCACCATCGCCGAAGCCTACGACATCAACGTCGTCAACACCCTCACAGGCTTCAAATACATCAGCGCCAAACTCGAAAAATACGAGCAGGCCCTTCCCGCCGACATCCGCGCCAAATACCGCACCCTCAGCGACGCCGAGACTCGCGATGCCCGCCTGAAACACAGCCAGTTCTTCGTCTTCGGCGGTGAAGAAAGCTACGGTTACCTCGGCACCGACTTCACCCGCGACAAGGATGGCAACGGCGCCGTGGTTATGTTCGCCGAAGTCGCCGCCTACGCCGCCTCCGAGGGCAAATCACTTATCGAACTCCTCGACGAAATCTACGCCACCTACGGTTATTTCCTCGAAACCGGCCATAGCAAAACCTTCGAAGGTGCCCAGGGTGCCGCTCAAATCCAAAAACTCGCCGACTCCTACGTCAACAGCCCACCTTCGACATTCGACGGCAGCCCGGTCATCGAAGTCAAAGACTACAGCAAAGGCGGACATCTCGACGAAGAAGGCGACCCGATCCCTGCCGAAAAAATGCTCTGGGTTTATCTCGAAGACGGTCGCGCCTTCGCCGTTCGTCCTAGTGGCACCGAACCCAAAATCAAATATTACCTCTACGGCAAACAGATCCCCCAATCCGGCGATCCCTTCACCACCGAGGAACTCGCCGCCGCCAAACAGAAAGTCCCCGCCAGCCTCAAAGCCCTCTGGTCCGCCATCGAACAAGACATCACCGCAAGATTGTCATAA
- the nagZ gene encoding beta-N-acetylhexosaminidase, protein MSIHDSRIGQLLLTGIPSTELDSATAARLKKLQPGGFILFSRNLESPQQLRKLCDDLRDLSLVEPIITIDQEGGRVSRLRYIGHEPPNAQQLRDKNDPALIDRHGKLTGQILRLFGINLDLCPVLDISYDDQADNSLKGRTYGTDAQQVITNAGIFNRAMRKAGTLSCAKHFPGYGPAECDPHEFLPIITKSKEQLLETELVPYTALMPELDSVMTCHANYQAYDPENERLPASLSHNIVQKLLRDQLGFDGLAITDDLDMGAILNEVTFEQAIQGAIKAGNDMVMICHRLEMVEQAKIHLEALPNPTVHDALIRMEKFKKKLPKPDHFTLEKFKAINEAIWQLRVDTLGETLASQLSVEDGKRSPVELY, encoded by the coding sequence ATGTCCATCCACGACTCACGAATCGGCCAACTCCTTCTCACCGGCATTCCTTCGACCGAACTCGACAGCGCCACCGCCGCCCGCCTCAAAAAACTTCAACCCGGCGGTTTCATCCTCTTTAGTCGCAACCTCGAAAGCCCCCAGCAGCTCCGCAAACTCTGCGACGACTTGCGCGATCTCTCTCTCGTCGAACCCATCATCACCATCGACCAGGAAGGCGGACGCGTCTCCCGCCTTCGTTACATTGGTCACGAACCCCCCAATGCCCAGCAACTGCGCGACAAAAACGATCCCGCCCTCATCGACCGGCACGGCAAACTCACCGGTCAGATCCTGCGCCTCTTCGGCATCAACCTCGACCTCTGCCCCGTCCTCGACATCAGCTACGACGATCAGGCCGACAACTCCCTCAAAGGCCGCACCTACGGCACCGACGCCCAGCAAGTCATCACCAACGCCGGCATCTTCAACCGCGCCATGCGCAAAGCAGGCACCCTCAGCTGCGCCAAACACTTCCCCGGCTATGGACCCGCCGAATGCGACCCTCATGAGTTCCTCCCCATCATCACCAAGTCCAAAGAACAGCTCCTCGAAACCGAGCTCGTCCCCTACACCGCCCTCATGCCCGAGCTCGACTCCGTCATGACCTGCCATGCCAATTATCAGGCTTACGATCCCGAAAACGAGCGCCTCCCCGCCTCCCTCTCGCACAACATCGTGCAAAAACTTTTGCGCGATCAACTCGGATTCGATGGCCTCGCCATCACCGACGACCTCGACATGGGAGCCATCCTCAACGAAGTCACGTTTGAACAGGCCATCCAAGGTGCCATCAAAGCCGGCAACGACATGGTCATGATCTGTCACCGCCTCGAAATGGTTGAGCAAGCCAAAATCCATCTCGAAGCCCTCCCCAACCCCACCGTCCACGACGCCCTCATCCGCATGGAGAAGTTCAAAAAGAAACTCCCCAAACCCGACCACTTCACCCTCGAGAAATTCAAAGCCATCAACGAAGCCATCTGGCAACTCCGCGTCGACACCCTCGGCGAAACTCTCGCCAGCCAACTCAGCGTCGAAGACGGCAAACGCTCCCCCGTCGAGCTATACTGA
- a CDS encoding four helix bundle protein, with the protein MKDKEDLPADNLGARTKRFALDIIDGYTSLPPTEVARVLGRQILRSGTSVGSHYREASRSRSDAEFVSKLEVALQELEETRYWLELLLESSQAKPTIITPLHSESTELIAIFTTIVRNRKNSR; encoded by the coding sequence ATGAAGGACAAAGAAGACCTACCCGCAGACAACCTTGGTGCCCGCACCAAACGCTTCGCGCTCGACATCATCGACGGTTACACCTCTCTTCCTCCCACCGAAGTTGCCAGAGTCCTTGGCCGCCAAATCCTTCGTTCCGGCACCTCCGTCGGATCGCATTATCGCGAAGCTTCCCGCTCCCGTTCTGATGCCGAATTCGTCAGCAAACTCGAAGTAGCCCTACAAGAACTCGAAGAAACGCGCTATTGGTTGGAGCTGCTCCTGGAATCCAGCCAGGCCAAACCCACCATCATCACGCCTCTCCATTCCGAGAGCACCGAACTCATCGCCATTTTCACCACCATCGTCCGCAACCGCAAAAACAGCCGCTAG
- a CDS encoding zinc ribbon domain-containing protein: MFPLVRDLLVLQDCDQRIRSLSKDLKDIPRLELYAKSRLENETAAVNAAHDRMRVVELKIKSVELDVQTRRTSITRIKDQQFATRKNEEFRALAHEVERYEKDVSNLEDQELELMEQLDTIKPDLHAAQAALAVTQKSIDEELTALHERAEAIKVRLTELNTQRLDLIKPVDPTTLSLYDRLIKSKGGDAVVPMSEGICGGCHVRVVSGTIQSLRANQCITHCEQCGRILYQQ; this comes from the coding sequence ATGTTTCCTCTCGTCCGTGACCTCCTCGTTCTTCAAGATTGCGACCAGCGCATCCGCTCCCTCAGCAAAGACCTCAAAGACATTCCCCGTCTCGAACTCTATGCCAAAAGCCGCCTCGAGAACGAAACCGCCGCCGTCAACGCCGCCCACGATCGCATGCGCGTCGTCGAACTCAAAATCAAGTCCGTTGAACTCGACGTGCAAACCCGCCGCACCAGCATCACCCGCATCAAGGACCAGCAGTTCGCCACCCGCAAAAACGAAGAGTTCCGTGCCCTCGCCCACGAAGTGGAACGTTATGAAAAAGACGTCAGCAATCTCGAGGACCAGGAACTTGAGCTGATGGAACAACTCGACACCATCAAACCCGACCTCCACGCCGCCCAGGCCGCCCTCGCCGTCACCCAAAAAAGCATCGACGAAGAACTCACCGCCCTGCACGAACGCGCGGAGGCCATCAAAGTCCGTCTCACTGAACTCAACACCCAGCGTCTCGACCTCATCAAACCCGTCGACCCCACCACCCTCAGCCTCTACGACCGACTCATCAAAAGCAAAGGCGGTGATGCCGTCGTCCCGATGAGCGAAGGCATTTGCGGCGGCTGCCACGTCCGCGTCGTCTCCGGCACCATCCAAAGCCTCCGGGCCAATCAGTGCATCACCCATTGCGAACAATGCGGACGCATCCTCTATCAGCAGTAA
- a CDS encoding SMP-30/gluconolactonase/LRE family protein yields MSPLPTPKTQWGEGPIWHKESLYYVDIEGHQVLRYTPSTNHVKTWPTGERVGTVVPRGSTGLVIAGASGFAFLDEVTGEIRPIGDPEADIDHTRFNDGKCDPAGRFWAGTIDLNSPRQPVASLYCLDPELTFSTKLKGVTNSNGLAWTSDTKTFYYIDTPRKNVLAFDYDLDTGTITNERIAFDTSSLSGNPDGMTIDSDDNLWIAFCRAGTIRCINPRTGSVLQEIVVPNDDNVTACAFGGEDLGDLYITSGEHLYVTRPGATGVPAYTFGG; encoded by the coding sequence ATGTCCCCTCTTCCCACACCCAAAACCCAATGGGGCGAAGGCCCCATCTGGCACAAAGAATCCCTCTACTACGTCGACATCGAAGGCCACCAGGTCCTGCGCTACACCCCCTCCACCAATCACGTCAAAACCTGGCCCACCGGCGAACGCGTCGGCACCGTCGTTCCCCGCGGCTCCACCGGCCTCGTCATCGCCGGAGCCAGCGGCTTTGCCTTCCTTGACGAAGTCACCGGCGAAATCCGCCCCATCGGCGATCCGGAAGCCGACATCGACCACACCCGCTTCAACGACGGCAAATGCGATCCCGCCGGTCGCTTCTGGGCCGGCACTATCGACCTCAACAGCCCGCGCCAACCCGTCGCCTCCCTCTACTGCCTCGATCCTGAACTCACCTTCAGCACCAAACTCAAAGGCGTCACCAACTCCAACGGCCTCGCCTGGACCAGCGATACCAAAACGTTTTATTACATCGACACCCCAAGGAAAAACGTCCTCGCCTTCGACTACGACCTCGACACCGGCACCATCACCAACGAGCGCATCGCCTTCGACACCTCCTCTCTCAGCGGCAATCCCGATGGCATGACCATCGACAGCGACGACAACCTCTGGATCGCCTTCTGCCGCGCAGGCACCATCCGTTGCATCAATCCCCGAACCGGCAGCGTCCTCCAGGAGATCGTCGTCCCCAACGACGATAACGTCACCGCCTGTGCCTTCGGCGGCGAAGACCTCGGCGACCTCTACATCACCTCCGGCGAACACCTCTACGTCACCCGCCCCGGTGCCACCGGCGTCCCTGCCTATACGTTCGGTGGATAG
- a CDS encoding alpha/beta hydrolase encodes MPKRRRFLLVCIALSALAGLFVLSKTHADKPKPPDTILFEPNIVFGKGGDDDLKLDLARPKKIDGKAPALVVIHGGGWISGDRSSLHPLLFGFANAGVVCISIQYRLAPQAKFPAQIEDVKCAVRWLRANADQYQIDPNRIGAIGMSAGAHLAILLAVTPDQKSFEGTGGHPTHSSQICTAVGIAGPYDLTLGYASSVKQSAQEGPAVRSMLESFLSGNPDQVPDQYRDASPINYVRKDKPLPPLQLLHGEADTLVLVEQADVMAKKLREAGAMVDYLRISDATHGTFGKDQDQHLLRIFQFLRTHLKLPGA; translated from the coding sequence ATGCCAAAGCGCCGCCGCTTTCTCCTTGTCTGCATCGCGCTCTCTGCGTTGGCGGGATTGTTCGTCTTATCAAAAACCCACGCTGACAAACCCAAGCCACCGGATACCATCCTGTTTGAGCCGAACATCGTGTTCGGTAAAGGCGGCGATGATGATCTAAAACTTGATCTGGCCCGCCCCAAAAAGATCGACGGCAAAGCTCCTGCGCTTGTCGTGATCCACGGCGGCGGTTGGATAAGCGGTGACCGCTCCAGTCTACACCCCTTGTTATTTGGCTTTGCCAATGCGGGCGTCGTTTGCATCAGCATCCAATATCGGCTCGCACCCCAAGCAAAATTTCCCGCTCAAATTGAAGACGTCAAATGCGCGGTTCGATGGCTGCGGGCCAACGCCGACCAATACCAGATCGACCCGAACCGCATTGGGGCCATCGGCATGTCCGCCGGTGCTCATCTCGCCATCTTGCTGGCCGTCACTCCCGACCAAAAATCATTTGAAGGCACCGGAGGTCATCCTACTCATTCCTCCCAAATCTGCACCGCCGTTGGCATCGCAGGTCCTTACGATCTCACCCTCGGTTATGCCAGCAGCGTCAAACAAAGCGCACAAGAAGGACCCGCCGTCCGCAGCATGCTCGAATCCTTTCTCAGCGGAAACCCTGATCAAGTCCCTGACCAATACCGCGATGCCAGCCCCATCAATTACGTCCGCAAGGACAAACCTCTCCCCCCATTGCAACTTCTTCACGGCGAAGCCGACACCCTCGTGTTAGTAGAACAAGCCGACGTCATGGCCAAAAAACTCCGCGAAGCAGGAGCCATGGTCGATTACCTCCGCATCTCTGACGCCACTCATGGCACCTTTGGCAAGGATCAGGACCAACACCTGCTTCGCATCTTTCAGTTCCTCCGCACTCATCTCAAACTGCCCGGCGCCTGA
- a CDS encoding SPFH and helix-turn-helix domain-containing protein — MGIIDYLKGQFLEIIQWEDDSRDTITFRYPDEDKEIKRGAQLIVRESQTVQFLYLGQFGDTFGPGKHSLVTDNIPILSTLKGWKYGFESPFKADIYFVNTRLFTGNKWGTSNPIMMRDADFGIVRVRAFGTFDFRVVDVPLFLKEVAGSDHQFRLDEFADTMRSRIVSVFSEAIAQSKIPVLDLATRYTELGDALLPIINPVLKVKYGIEFPSFILENASVPPEVEAAIDKRSSMSAIGNLNDYVKYQMAEGMASGQGGAGAPAEMAIGFAMAQEMMKNTNLSPGGGSPPPLPGAAPGAPAPAAAASGGVPAIDILTPGQVAQSLGVTEADVIASVEAGDLKARKIGSQYRITRAALDEFLSH; from the coding sequence ATGGGCATCATCGATTACCTTAAAGGCCAGTTCCTCGAAATCATCCAGTGGGAGGACGACTCCCGCGACACCATCACCTTCCGCTATCCCGACGAAGACAAGGAGATCAAACGCGGCGCCCAGCTCATCGTGCGCGAATCGCAAACTGTCCAGTTCCTCTACCTCGGCCAGTTTGGCGACACCTTCGGCCCCGGCAAACACAGCCTTGTCACCGACAACATTCCCATTCTTTCCACGCTCAAAGGCTGGAAATACGGATTTGAATCGCCCTTCAAAGCCGACATCTATTTCGTCAACACCCGCCTCTTCACCGGCAACAAATGGGGCACCTCCAATCCCATCATGATGCGCGATGCCGACTTCGGCATCGTCCGCGTGCGCGCCTTCGGCACCTTCGATTTCCGCGTCGTCGACGTCCCGCTTTTCCTCAAGGAAGTCGCCGGTTCCGACCACCAGTTCCGCCTCGACGAATTCGCCGACACCATGCGCTCCCGCATTGTCTCCGTGTTCAGCGAAGCCATCGCGCAATCCAAAATCCCCGTCCTCGACCTCGCCACCCGCTACACTGAACTCGGCGACGCCCTGCTGCCGATCATCAATCCTGTATTGAAGGTCAAATACGGCATTGAGTTCCCCAGCTTCATCCTCGAAAACGCCAGCGTGCCGCCTGAAGTCGAGGCCGCCATCGACAAACGCTCGAGCATGAGCGCCATCGGCAACCTCAACGACTACGTCAAATACCAGATGGCTGAAGGCATGGCCAGCGGTCAGGGCGGAGCCGGTGCTCCTGCCGAAATGGCGATTGGATTCGCCATGGCCCAGGAGATGATGAAAAATACCAACCTCTCCCCTGGCGGAGGTTCTCCTCCTCCACTTCCAGGTGCCGCTCCCGGAGCCCCTGCTCCAGCAGCAGCAGCGTCGGGCGGTGTTCCGGCGATTGACATCCTCACTCCCGGTCAGGTGGCCCAATCCCTTGGCGTCACCGAAGCCGATGTCATCGCCAGCGTTGAAGCCGGTGATCTCAAGGCCCGGAAGATCGGCAGTCAATACCGCATCACCCGCGCCGCCTTGGACGAGTTCCTCAGTCATTGA
- a CDS encoding zinc ribbon domain-containing protein, with translation MSEVTALNKFPCPACGGEAVWNSSKHKLVCPYCGTESAAELSKDGSLIEENDLTLALRSIPDDQRGWEAAKTSVKCQSCQAISVFDNVRVAQRCDFCGSSSMISVDDIKAPIRPTGLLPFTVPDTTVREQIRQWYGSHWFAPNNLKNKALTDTLRGIYLPYWTFDAHAAADWTADSGTYYYTRNSKGESQRQVRWTRASGSLEHFFDDLLIPASRGVHEKLLRQIEPFPTTEKLTPYDPGYISGWVVEQYQIDLVASANASRARMNDAVRSMCSQAVPGDTQRNLQVKAEYSAQTFKHVLLPVWLLTYNYGTKSYQVTVNGSTGKIGGEYPISWIKVMLVVIGALILLTLIVLANN, from the coding sequence ATGTCCGAAGTCACCGCCCTCAACAAGTTCCCCTGCCCCGCCTGCGGAGGCGAGGCGGTTTGGAATTCCTCCAAACACAAACTCGTCTGCCCTTATTGCGGCACCGAATCCGCCGCCGAACTCAGCAAAGACGGCAGCCTCATCGAGGAAAACGACCTCACGCTCGCTCTGCGCTCCATTCCCGACGACCAGCGTGGCTGGGAGGCCGCCAAAACCTCCGTCAAATGTCAGAGCTGTCAGGCCATCTCCGTTTTTGACAATGTCCGCGTCGCCCAGCGCTGCGACTTCTGCGGCTCCTCATCGATGATCAGTGTCGATGACATCAAGGCCCCCATCCGACCCACCGGACTGCTGCCTTTCACCGTTCCCGACACCACCGTGCGCGAACAGATCCGTCAATGGTATGGCAGCCACTGGTTCGCCCCCAACAACCTCAAAAATAAAGCCCTCACCGACACCCTGCGCGGCATCTATCTCCCCTACTGGACCTTCGACGCCCATGCCGCCGCTGATTGGACTGCTGACTCCGGCACGTATTATTACACCCGTAACTCCAAAGGCGAATCCCAGCGCCAGGTTCGCTGGACCCGCGCCAGCGGCAGCCTTGAGCATTTTTTTGACGACCTTCTCATCCCTGCCTCCCGTGGCGTTCACGAAAAACTCCTGCGTCAGATCGAGCCCTTCCCCACCACGGAAAAACTCACACCTTATGATCCCGGTTACATCTCCGGCTGGGTGGTGGAACAATATCAGATCGATCTCGTCGCCTCCGCCAACGCATCCCGCGCCCGCATGAACGACGCCGTGCGTTCCATGTGTTCCCAGGCCGTTCCCGGCGACACCCAGCGCAACCTCCAGGTCAAAGCCGAATACAGCGCCCAAACCTTCAAGCACGTCCTGCTTCCCGTCTGGTTGCTCACCTACAACTACGGCACCAAGAGCTATCAGGTCACCGTCAACGGTAGCACCGGCAAAATCGGCGGCGAATACCCCATCAGTTGGATCAAGGTCATGCTCGTCGTCATCGGCGCACTCATCCTGCTCACGCTGATCGTATTGGCCAACAACTAG
- a CDS encoding DNRLRE domain-containing protein produces the protein MARHSSPLLLAAALAVLLLPHRTEAAVTLIEDNFIWKGTPTAIQDSNASLTIKGPAPSQGNARTIYLKFDLTGHTIAEGNFADLTLTSVTTASNPPTSFSFALYALNTGGAAWTESTINWANSPGLGTGTFDLSNTATTFLGNFNTLPAGYASGSPISVSFADWDNYRQADNTLTLIIVGTAQSDAGPSISFASSENGNAAIRPTLNLSAVPEPSRSLLGLLSLSVIICLRRRPSARL, from the coding sequence ATGGCCAGGCACTCATCTCCCCTCCTGCTTGCCGCAGCATTGGCAGTGCTGCTGCTGCCGCATCGCACCGAGGCCGCCGTCACGCTTATCGAAGACAACTTCATCTGGAAAGGCACCCCCACCGCCATCCAGGACAGCAACGCTTCACTTACCATCAAAGGCCCCGCACCCTCCCAGGGAAACGCCCGCACCATCTATCTCAAGTTTGACCTCACCGGCCACACCATCGCCGAAGGCAACTTTGCCGATCTCACCCTCACCTCCGTCACTACCGCCTCCAATCCCCCCACCAGCTTTTCCTTTGCCCTCTATGCCCTAAACACCGGGGGAGCCGCATGGACGGAAAGCACCATCAACTGGGCAAACAGCCCCGGACTCGGCACCGGCACCTTCGACCTCTCCAATACCGCCACCACGTTTCTCGGCAACTTCAACACCCTGCCTGCCGGCTATGCCTCAGGCAGTCCCATCTCCGTTTCGTTTGCTGACTGGGACAACTATAGGCAGGCCGACAACACGCTCACGCTGATCATTGTCGGCACCGCCCAAAGTGATGCCGGTCCGTCCATCAGCTTCGCCTCGTCAGAAAACGGCAACGCGGCCATTCGGCCCACCCTCAATCTCTCCGCCGTTCCCGAACCTTCCCGTTCACTCCTCGGTCTGCTGAGCCTGTCGGTCATCATCTGCCTCCGCCGCCGCCCTTCCGCGCGCTTGTAA
- a CDS encoding FAD:protein FMN transferase produces MNAIKRCRPLLGTFVEIEICDAELPERVLGDLAEIAFGRIARVQSLMSFSDPASELSRLNACGHLHPLSINAWTRDVIAEAQRLGKASEGVFDIAVAPTTDSWGLLPHLHVRQKHEEEEATFRDVILHHDGRVSFRRPLRLDVGGLAKGFAMDKAAEILVDANVGSAKISAGGDLRYVGKWPKLLSLRDPTATAKLDRRLSAKVTGPAVATRAAYFANRCHHWRKSSHILHPLTQKPMRSNVSVSVFAQSCVQAEALTKVVLLDEPDSWKALLKKERATAVFVTAKGEVVPFLSAA; encoded by the coding sequence ATGAACGCGATCAAGCGCTGCCGTCCTTTGCTGGGAACCTTTGTTGAAATTGAGATCTGCGATGCTGAATTGCCGGAGCGGGTGCTTGGCGATCTGGCAGAGATCGCGTTTGGACGAATTGCCAGGGTGCAGTCGCTCATGAGCTTCAGCGATCCGGCGAGTGAGCTTTCGCGATTGAACGCGTGCGGTCATTTGCATCCATTGTCGATCAATGCGTGGACGCGGGACGTGATTGCCGAGGCGCAGCGGCTGGGCAAGGCGAGCGAGGGGGTTTTTGATATTGCAGTGGCTCCGACCACGGACAGTTGGGGATTGCTTCCGCATCTGCATGTGAGGCAGAAGCATGAGGAGGAGGAGGCGACGTTTAGGGATGTGATTTTGCATCACGATGGCCGGGTAAGTTTTCGCCGACCACTGCGCCTGGATGTGGGTGGATTGGCCAAGGGTTTCGCGATGGACAAGGCGGCGGAGATCTTGGTGGATGCGAATGTGGGCAGTGCAAAAATTTCCGCCGGCGGGGATCTGCGTTATGTGGGGAAATGGCCGAAGTTGCTGTCGTTGCGTGATCCAACGGCCACGGCGAAGTTGGACCGGAGGTTGTCGGCCAAGGTGACGGGACCTGCGGTGGCGACTCGCGCGGCGTATTTTGCCAATCGGTGCCATCACTGGCGCAAGAGCAGCCATATCTTGCATCCGCTGACGCAGAAGCCCATGCGCTCGAACGTGAGTGTCAGTGTGTTTGCCCAGAGCTGTGTGCAGGCAGAGGCGCTGACGAAGGTGGTGCTTCTTGATGAACCGGATTCGTGGAAGGCGCTGCTGAAAAAGGAGCGTGCGACGGCGGTGTTTGTGACGGCGAAGGGCGAAGTGGTGCCGTTCTTGTCAGCGGCGTGA
- a CDS encoding prepilin-type N-terminal cleavage/methylation domain-containing protein, protein MKTVVGVQNRLERNCREGAFTLVELLVSITIFLIVCTLGFSGVKFYKGLASKSVCSSNLRQLAAATNMYCADHMGFFFPYVTYGSDGSRTWYFGKENSPPGTAEGDRDLDKEAGPLYEYIQAVGSIEMCPGFDYGSAVWKEKFKGASYGYGYNWWLGGRSTGRVLMNVANIKSGARTMLFGDCAQANTFQPPASASNPMLEEFYIIDQTERTVHFRHANKANILFVDGHVESFDVFPGTEVRKVEGELLGRITAKGSMEYLK, encoded by the coding sequence ATGAAGACAGTCGTTGGCGTTCAGAACAGACTTGAAAGAAACTGCCGCGAGGGTGCCTTCACGCTTGTTGAGCTGCTGGTATCCATCACGATCTTTTTGATCGTTTGCACGCTCGGATTCTCCGGTGTGAAATTCTACAAAGGGCTGGCGAGCAAGTCGGTATGTTCATCGAATCTGCGGCAGCTGGCTGCGGCGACCAACATGTATTGTGCGGATCACATGGGATTTTTCTTCCCGTATGTGACTTATGGTTCCGATGGCTCGAGGACCTGGTATTTTGGGAAAGAGAACAGTCCGCCGGGGACAGCAGAGGGAGATCGGGATTTGGACAAGGAAGCGGGGCCGCTGTATGAATACATTCAGGCTGTGGGGAGCATTGAGATGTGTCCGGGTTTCGACTACGGGAGCGCGGTTTGGAAGGAAAAGTTCAAGGGGGCCAGCTATGGTTATGGCTACAACTGGTGGCTCGGTGGGCGATCGACGGGCAGGGTGTTGATGAACGTGGCGAACATCAAAAGCGGGGCGCGGACCATGCTTTTCGGGGATTGCGCCCAGGCCAACACCTTTCAACCACCTGCGAGTGCTTCCAACCCGATGTTGGAGGAGTTTTACATCATTGACCAAACGGAGCGGACCGTTCACTTCAGGCATGCCAACAAGGCAAACATCCTGTTTGTGGATGGTCACGTGGAGTCGTTTGACGTTTTTCCCGGAACTGAAGTTCGCAAAGTGGAGGGAGAGCTGCTCGGACGCATCACGGCAAAGGGCAGCATGGAGTATCTTAAATGA